The Manduca sexta isolate Smith_Timp_Sample1 chromosome 17, JHU_Msex_v1.0, whole genome shotgun sequence genome includes a window with the following:
- the LOC115454608 gene encoding NADPH--cytochrome P450 reductase isoform X2, with protein MSVISILPQVLKFRRLLTTPILKLRHTVFGLGNKTYEHYNAVAIYLDKRLEELGATRVFELGLGDDDANIEDDFITWKDKFWPAVCEKYNIESTGEEELIRQFRLVVHAPDEIPPNNVFTGEIARLHSLQVQRPPYDAKNPFLAQIKVNRELHHGGDRSCLHVELDISDSKMRYEAGDHVAIYPINDSNLVERLGNLTGSNLDEIFSLINTDQESTKKNPFPCPTSYRTALSHYIEITALPRTHILRELAEYCADEKDKQQLLLMATNSQEGKALYQSFVVDACRNIVHILEDLPSCKPPMDHICELLPRLQPRYYSISSSPKLHPETVHITAVVVQYKTPTGRVNKGVATTWLAQHKPEEGKPLPRVPVYIRKSQFRLPMQPQTPIIMVGPGTGLAPFRGFLQERAFVRANGKEVGDNILYFGCRHRDQDYIYKEELEEFEKNGDVQLKLAFSRDQAHKIYVTHLLEKDLDQLWDIIGNRNGHFYICGDAKNMAVDVRNIVLKAIQEKGGRTESEAVQFLKKLESMKKYSADVWS; from the exons atGAGTGTAATCAGTATTTTACCTCAGGTGCTTAAATTTAGGCGATTATTAACAACTCCCATACTAAAGCTAAGACATACG GTATTTGGTTTGGGTAACAAAACTTACGAGCACTACAATGCTGTCGCTATATACTTGGACAAGCGGCTTGAGGAACTCGGGGCTACAAGGGTGTTTGAGCTTGGGCTGGGAGATGATGATGCAAA tatTGAAGATGATTTCATAACATGGAAAGACAAGTTTTGGCCAGCGGTATGTGAAAAATACAACATAGAGAGCACTGGTGAAGAAGAATTAATAAGACAGTTCCGTTTAGTTGTGCACGCTCCTGATGAAATACCACCAAACAATGTGTTTACTGGCGAAATAGCCAGGTTACACTCCTTGCAAGTACAAAGACC tcCCTATGACGCGAAAAATCCATTCCTAGCTCAAATCAAAGTGAACAGAGAACTCCACCATGGTGGCGACAGGTCTTGTTTACATGTGGAGCTTGACATTTCAGATTCCAAAATGCGTTATGAAGCTG GTGACCATGTGGCCATATACCCTATCAACGATTCAAACCTGGTGGAAAGACTTGGAAACCTAACAGGCTCAAATCTTGACGAGATTTTCTCACTTATCAACACTGACCAAGAAAGCACAAAGAAGAATCCATTCCCATGCCCGACGTCTTACAGAACAGCTCTGTCGCACTACATAGAAATAACTGCATTACCTCGCACGCACATCCTTCGGGAACTTGCAGAGTATTGTGCGGAtgaaaaa GATAAACAACAACTGCTTCTGATGGCAACTAACTCGCAAGAAGGGAAAGCCTTATACCAGTCGTTTGTGGTGGACGCGTGTAGAAACATTGTGCACATATTGGAGGATCTTCCATCTTGTAAACCACCTATGGATCACATTTGTGAACTTTTACCGCGTTTGCAACCAAGATATTATTCCATTTCTTCGAGTCCTAAA TTGCATCCTGAAACTGTCCACATTACGGCAGTCGTAGTGCAGTACAAGACGCCGACCGGTCGCGTCAACAAGGGCGTTGCCACCACGTGGCTCGCCCAGCACAAGCCAGAGGAAGGAAAGCCGCTTCCGCGCGTCCCGGTTTATATTAGAAAATCGCAGTTCAG GTTGCCAATGCAGCCGCAGACGCCTATTATAATGGTAGGGCCCGGAACAGGGCTGGCCCCGTTCCGTGGGTTCTTACAAGAGAGAGCGTTCGTGCGCGCTAACGGCAAGGAAGTTGGAGACAACATTCTGTACTTCGGCTGTAGACATCGAGACCAGGATTATATTTACAAAGAG GAACTGGAAGAGTTTGAGAAAAACGGTGACGTTCAACTTAAATTGGCGTTTTCACGTGATCAAGCCCATAAAATTTACGTCACTCATCTGTTAGAAAAGGATTTGGATCAATTGTGGGATATAATTGGCAATAGAAATGGACATTTCTATATTTGCGG